From a single Pseudoliparis swirei isolate HS2019 ecotype Mariana Trench chromosome 12, NWPU_hadal_v1, whole genome shotgun sequence genomic region:
- the rhov gene encoding rho-related GTP-binding protein RhoV — protein MPPHMDYFSHESRVPSACGLTREDELEPGVISCMLVGDGAVGKTSMIVSYTSNGYPTEYQQTGFDVFSGQVQVEGAPVRVQLLDTAGQEQFDEFRALSYAHTDVFLLCFSMVNPTSFHNITKKWVSEIRAYNPSSPIVLVGTQSDLLLDVNVLINLDRSHVKPILSSRARSMAEKIRAADYVECSSLTQKNLKEAFDAAIFAAIKNNTNKSKKRRSSDRRTKAFSRGSWKKFFCFV, from the exons ATGCCACCTCACATGGATTACTTCTCCCACGAGTCCCGAGTCCCTTCCGCTTGCGGGCTGACCCGGGAGGACGAGCTGGAGCCCGGCGTCATCAGCTGTATGCTGGTGGGAGACGGGGCGGTCGGGAAGACCAGCATGATAGTCAGCTACACCTCCAACGGATACCCGACCGAGTACCAGCAGACCGGCTTTGACGTCTTCTCCG GCCAGGTCCAAGTGGAAGGAGCTCCGGTTAGAGTTCAGCTTCTGGACACTGCTGGACAG GAGCAGTTTGATGAATTCCGGGCTCTGTCCTACGCCCACACGGACGTCTTCCTCCTGTGCTTCAGCATGGTCAACCCCACCTCGTTCCACAACATCACCAAGAAGTGGGTCTCCGAGATCCGGGCGTACAATCCGTCCTCGCCCATCGTCCTGGTCGGGACTCAGTCGGACCTCTTGTTGGACGTCAACGTCCTCATCAACCTGGACCGGTCCCACGTCAAGCCCATTCTGAGCTCCCGGGCTCGGAGCATGGCGGAGAAGATCCGGGCGGCGGACTACGTGGAGTGTTCGTCGCTCACGCAAAAGAACCTGAAGGAGGCGTTTGACGCCGCCATCTTTGCCGCCATAAAGAACAACACCAACAAGTCCAAGAAGAGGAGGTCTTCGGACCGACGCACCAAAGCTTTCTCCCGGGGAAGCTGGAAGAAGTTCTTCTgcttcgtttaa